Part of the Nothobranchius furzeri strain GRZ-AD chromosome 2, NfurGRZ-RIMD1, whole genome shotgun sequence genome, attgaggacccctgagTGACAGTACAGATTTTTTCAGGATTGTTACAAGTTATGATCTATCAGTATCTTACCTGTTCTAGATTGCTCAGTTAGGAAAAATGGAGCTCGACAAGGTAGTTACGTTGGGGCTGGGACCAAAATGGTTCATGTAAGCCCTCTTTCATCCTTTACTTTGCTGTAAATGTAAATGGCCATTTACATATATTTCTAAAGGAAATTGAATAGAAATGAACTAAAACTAGCAATTGTGGCCCTGATGATTAATTGCTCCAAGGTAACActgaaatgctaaaataatggccTTGTAAAATTTATGATATAGTTAATTTTTACAGAAAAAGCTGTGGGAGTTTTATTATCATTCTGGGTTTAGGCCCCACTCACCCATTAGCTTTTCAATGTTGAAcattttcagtgttttttatttaactgAGGTCAATCAAAGAGCGATCTACATTATATTAAGCTTCCAAAAAGAAATCTGCAGTGAACGAGAAAATATTTAGAGGAGGTTAAAGCTGGTAGGTGACAGGTCATTAACTACTAAGTGCAATCAGTAAATAAAAAGATAACCTTTAACTATTGTTACGGTACATTTTAATATTTGCATTTATTTCAATATATGCTTAAATTCTACTTTAGCATGCTAATTTTGCTAAATGCTTTATGTTTGATTGAGATGAATGACCAAGAGAAGGAGAATTTTAGCCTGGCAAGCAGtcctatgtatgtatatgtagagTCTGGCCACGACCTATGGACAGAACCCAGTCGTAGTAcaaaatctacggttgtcttttaaactgtctcggcatgctattggacagcgcTAAGACCAATCAGAGCTAACAAATAACAGGTATTCAGCGCTATGGTAATCAGTCCGTGGGGCAGTTCTACATACGCCGTAGGAAGAAGCAGCatccttttaaaaaaaaaaagtctttttgCTGTAGCGCCTTTGTCTTCTACAACCCCAAGGCACTTTGCAACACTCATTCACCCaggcacacacacaacacacacacactggtggtgatgagctacaatgtagccacagctgccgtagggcgcactgacggagcaaaggctgccaagcactggcaccaccagtccctctgactatGTTTAAACAGGAAAGTATTTAAAGCTTCACCCCAGCTTTCCAGCAGATGCGTAAGCATCAGATAACATCCACAAAGCGCAATACTCAGCTAACAGCTACCGTTAAAATACTTGGTGTGCTTCCACTCAGTGGGAGGTGGCATGTCACGGACGTGCTACAGAAGTGTACTGTCGCATCGCTCCACTAAATAAAAATGTTGGGTCTATTTTTTATGCACCACACTTACAGAATGTGTCAAAGGCCACAGTTCAGATCGAGCCAGACAGGAGATTAAACACAGGAGCAGTgtaagaaactttcaaaataaaagacacatgcaGAGTTTCAGTTAtttaactagtaaaaaaaaaaaaagtaagtcaTTACCAGTGAATCCTTCGTAGACGAGGTTgaacaacagaaaataaaccacagaccttttggaTACACGCTGCCATCTTTCTCTTTGTTATTGTATGAACTACCTAAAACCTGTGTGGTCTTCCAATTCTCCAGTGACTTTGGGACCTTGTGGGATCAGCTGCATGGAATACTTTGGCTGCCGATTCGCATCGTAAACGTTATTAGTAGCACGGATCGCGCCACTCAGCTAGCGAGGAAAACAAGTTTCTTATCCGATGGAAAGTCTGGGTCGAACAGATgactaaataaaaacttaaatggCGTAAGTTGTAAGATTTGCAGATCAAATAAAAATCTAACAGGATCACTTGACTTTTTGTGTGTGTCTTTTGTTGTAATGCATCACCAAAAACAAACTTCAACACTAAAGAGATTTAAATTTAAACAAATCTAAATAAGAACAGGAAAATTCAAAAACCTCTCAGCTTGTGTAGTTTGGTCTTTAAAGTCGTTTTATGACTCGTtacaaaaccatttttacttgatGTTTTCTATAGGTTAACCTTAAAGCATAGCACACTTTGAAAGGTTTCCGGAATAGATTAACTGGACACAATGCTGTCTGTAGTCAATCCAAAAGTCAGAACGACTAAAAGTGGCCAAACCACTCCCCAACTAATAAACTACTAGAGTTAAAAAATCAGCTAAACCCTCGGTTTAAAGATGTCACAAAATAGAGATCAGTGAAGAAATATTGTATAAGTTTGTATTATATAATGAGAGAGCACCACCAGTTTTACTAAATATAACACCTTAACAGTTAGTCAACGTGCTACGCCTTGGATCGTGCATAAAGTACGGTAAGGATTACCGACGTTTGTCAGACGGACGAGAACATTTCATTGGTATGTTAGTCGCTTCAGGGAACTTCACAGAAAGCCAACTATTTAAAATGTTTACAGCTAACTTAAAGATTAGAGACGAATAAAATGAAAGGCAAAGAATAAGGTAACATTTTTACGTTCTTTGGTTGTTTTTCCTTATTGTAATTGTGATACGGTTTTACTTGGATTAGAGTTGACAGCAATTTGCTTCCGTATTATTATATAATAAATGAAACTCCAGTAACTTAAAAAAATTAACTGATATAAATTATTTGCCGTTTTCAGGGTCAcattgttgttttattgtttacCTTATTTACGGTTTGTTGTTTATTGAGGacaaaaataattaaaagttTAGTGGAACTATCCCAAGTGAAagtttttttgtatttattatgAGTTTGAAATCTATGCTGAAGGTAtattgagaagaaaaaaaaaactacttttgaatgattttgtttttttttagctcATCATCGTGTTCTGGTATGTTATACCATTTATACCATGCATTTGTCAGATCATGTTTCTTTATATTTCATTCTCTTGATTTATTGTGTTATTTCTTGTGCACATTTGTAATATTTTTACTTTCATGTTTGAAAAccacattttgttgtttttttgacaAAGCTGTGTAACTACTGTTTCGTTGATCGTGTACGGATCCTTCCTAGTCATTTTAGTTCCTTTCCCAGTTTTGTattgtagttttttttattcattcagATTTTCCAAGTTGTTCTTAGTTATTTCCTTTTTCATAATTTAAGAGAAACCTTTTCTCCTGTTGGcatcatggatgtaattttcaaggCCATACGTTGTTCCTTTGCacttaaaaacatgttttatcttGAACATTGTCTAAAAGTGATGAAACTATTTTTCGAACAGTGCAAAGTAATACATGGATTTTATAATTAGCACTGCTTCATCAACTTTAATGAAATGTATGGATATCTATGAATGCTGCACTACATTTGATTTGATAACTCGTACTCTACATTCAGACATCAGTCTAAAGAAGTTCCATCCCTGAATTTACTGTAACTTGTGATGTTTGTGAACTTACAAAGTGTTGCTCATCTGCTGTGAATCAACTTGTGCAAAGCTACACGAGCTGTCCTTTTTAATAAAAGcttttgtaaaaaataaatacttgTATGATGGTCTTATTTTAGGGAACCCCTTCACTCCTCTTCTTCCGATGTAAAACTCCAATCACATGCACGTTCCTCTGTATCGGTTTGCATCCGAATTGCAGGAATCATGACGGACTTCTTTCTTGCCAGGGAGAGCGCAATGCCCTTCTCGTAGTAAGCACATTCATTGATGAAGAATGGATAAAGAGGTTCCCTGCCTTTATATCTTAGGGTTTCCCCTGAGAAGGTCTGGAACAGGGGGTCTCCAGGGTGGAGCAGGCAAAAGTCCCGGTCCTGTGAGGAGGACAATTGAGATGTTATAATAAAAAATATGTGGGAATTTGTGTCTTACAGGCCTCCTAGTGGTGGCTAAGGTATATTGCAACTTAACAGTAAAGTTTACTCAAGctgcaacaacaaataaataaccaaGCAGAGGTGCcaacatgtttttcatttcattaATAAGTACATCAAAGGTAATGAAATCTGGGTGTCATTCCATGTTATTGTTCGACAATATGAAAACATATGACAACCCTTTGATGTGAACATAGATTGTATGAAAAGAATGTTGGCAACTAAATTACCAGTTATGGTTCATTGACGTGACCATCAACAAAGGCTAATTATTTCCCTCTGAACAAAAGGAAAGTAGTCTTGTACGTCCAACTTTCCAAGTACTTAATCATTAGGTAGTTTATATTAATCCAGTTGGATGATTACATTAACAACCCATGCTCAGGTTAGGTATAATTTATATAAGAATGTTTAATGGATCAAGTCTGAATCAGGCCTCACCTGGAGGGAAGGATAAATGGCTGCTGTGATGTTGTGAGTCTCGCCGTCTCTTGGGTAGTCAATGTTTTTAACCACGGTGTACACATCAACAAATCCTCCGTCAAACACTGAGCCTAGTCATAAATGCAAAGCAAAGGTGTCATGGTTTAAATCAAACAGCTAGCTAATCCAAGTGAACTGCTTAACCGGCATTACATGAACCTGAGTTAAAGTGGCGGATCCAATCCAGCATGTGCTGGACTCCTACTTTCATTGTTGCATAGATGTTAGACCTCACCACTCCATGGGGCTGAGGACCGATTTCCATGGCTGCAGAAACACAGTTTGAAAAGATAAACCTAATCCGACCTAATGCTCTTGGTTCACCCAAATCACAATAAAGCATAACAACTCACCAAACCCATGTTTTCCTACCGAATCAAGAGAATATGATTCTTTATTAGAAACATCCAAATGGATGAATCTCATTGGTGTATCCGGCATCTGCCTCTGAAAAAGACAACCAGCCTCCATTTACCTGTTCTGTTCATACATGGAAGTTTCATTTAAAGATGTTTACTTTTAGAACACACTGTACAATAAACTGCAACATGCTGCATGttataaacaataaaatattttaaCAGTTTTTCTTCTATAACTTTTAGCAGGAATCAAGTTGAACCTTCTATCTCTACGTAATTTATTTTGCCATCCATAAGGTATAAAGGTTAGACAGCTCAAGGGCAGATGAGAAAGATCTCTCACAATACTGAGGGCTATCTTGGATTTCAATGGAGAAAAGTAAGAGCCTGTCTGTTAGCTACGCTGCAGCTGATGTAAGTGCATCCACTGCCGAGTTTTCTTGGACAGGCATGCTGTGTTGAGAGTCCACTAGTGATGTGGACCCTTAAAAGGTTGCAGCTGATCATGGAcatattttcactttagaagtggacgGGACAGAACTGGCATGAGGaccggtgggtggggtggggtggggggggtttagctttacagtatgttctaagggGAAGCAGTCTtcaactagcctagtgaactagaccaaattcttgcattgcaaagaatggtctaggcatgctccattggaacctcagcagctcctaccaggactctggctagccaatcacagctctctggaggggtttcaaacacataaagagctgtgattggtccataatggtgggccaatcatagtgctctatctgcttagtgaacaaatcacagagctttatccgctttgtgggccaatcagggcactctatatgcctggtaggTGGGATgacgcaacagagtgaaacaagagtatgtcacattcattgtccagtagcatgcggagatcatttgaaagacaacggtagaacccgccccacaaccgagagccgtcaatggagcgtggccagactaaataatacatttatttagtctggcttgccaggctagtcttcaacacaaacgggtgttttccgcttggtcctagagctcaaccagtgtctgtttaatatagtgtaatattagtTTTGGATGATAAAAATGCAGGGGTCAAAATTTGACTTtgaaaaaagtgggggggggggggggaacatgccccccccccccaaaaaaaaaattgcGTCCATGCTGCTGATTCATTTTCTGTATGAAGTCCTAGAAGGAGGAGGTCCTAAAATCCACTACTAGAGTCTAACCACTGTTGTACAATCAGCAAAGTTCATGAAATAAATTGTGTTTAATTTGGCAAAGCAGCCATGTCAAAAGAGTACAGGACTGAGCACACATCCCTGAGGAGCACCTGTACTCAGCCTAATGGGTGTCTTGCTATAAGCTGATATGCGAGTATTGAATTTAAAGCTAATGAAGGGCTAATAAACAGAATTTTGTTTACTTTTCCCTCTCCAAGTCTGGCAAGACAGTGAAGAGGGCAAGTAGGATTGTTCCAGTTGTGGATTGGTTGATTTGATAACTAAACCGCTGAAAATTCAGATATATGTTCCATACTGTAACTAGCCTAGCTGAAATCATAGACATTTATATTCCTATTATCTAAATGACTTGTCTAACTTAGCATCGTGGCAGCAGGAGATTTACCAACACTCATACAGATGTTGCACAGCTGAAATAGAATCTCCACATTTACAAAGATTGGAAAGTAAGCTGAAAATTTTAGTTGCTAAAAAGTTAAATAATATCAAAATACCTTCCTGCCTTTACAATGAAACAATTCTTAAAGTGGCCATTGCTTGAGAGTGATGACTGTATTTACCTGCAGATGTTTGAATATGTGAAGACTGATCCAGTCACAGTCAGAATACGCAATGAAACACAGGTCCATGTTAGCGGTTGTGTTATGGAGGTCGCAAATAAGATCCACTGCCCCACGACTGCCTTTTGGACCCAGCATGGCATTCAGTTCTTTGGCTCGGATAATCTCATAGGGGTCTGTGTCTGACGTGGGACCACTGTTGGAAACAGACAAATTATTACAACCAGGCTTGTTCTCGTGAGCAACATCATCCTGTCATCCCCTTACtccagcactgaacgagtgaagcAGCGGTTTAGATCAGTGTCGACGTATCTGCGGCACTGCTGAGTGGCCCGCGGGTTAGACAGCACCATCAACACAGGCGTAGGCTCTTCGTGATCAGCTTCTTTCCTCTTTGATTGCTTCAGCTGCTCTCTTACCAAGTAAACCCCGGACAATTCATCGCCATGGGTACCACCACACACAGCGACCCGGGACAGCTTCGGCAAACCCACAGGCTCATCTACCTCCATCTGACTGACAGCAGGGGGAAGCTGGTGTGAAAATCCAGGATTCATGCAACTAAGGCACGTCGTTTAGAGCATTTCTATTCTCATTACGCATCTCTGCTGAATAAAGCTAGTAATATGATATCCACTGCTCCGGTCAGTGGGCGGCATCAGGTTCGTCAGTGCTGATGTCACTGGGTTCACTGAAGCTGCCACTGCGACACAAAGCAGATGTTTTCATGTGACATCTGATCTGGCCTCTAGCTGTAAAACAGTTCTGGTTTTAAACTAAATCAGAACTTAATTTTAATACTGTTTAAAGTGTATTAAAATAAAACGAATGAAATAAGTGGAAGGGTATCACCATGCACATCTTTCCCAACTTACCCTGCTTGTTACCTTTCTCTCCCTGCAGTTTACCTTCTTCCAGCCTCTCCCAGGCTTTTATGTAGTTTCACTGACTCAGCATTCCCGTCCCAGACTCGGTTACGAGGCCGAAGCTGCACGTTCTGGACTCTCACCGTCTCTCAACCATCACATCACGCAGGCTGGGTGTGTCCTGAGAGCAATGCAGAGTCTCGATCCTTTCCTTTGGTCAGCTGTGAGGTCAGTCGAACTCAAAGCCCCACCCCAACTTCCCCCTCCGACCCACCGTTCCCGTATGGAAAAGATGGTAGGTTCCAGTCTGCTTTTCAAAAGCATAAATAAATAATGGCTGAAAAGAAATCTGCTGGCATGACACAACCGAGAGGCGCCCGGGATGTGTACGGCAGAAGAAACGGCTCTTCTAACAGAGAGAGTGAAATAAAATCTATGTGAGCAAGGGGTGCTCAACGTGTGGCCCGTGGGCCGTTTGCGGCCATTGATTGTTACTCCAGAATATGGCCGTCAGCGCAGGCTGTTGCAGATAAATACTTTGTAATAGGTAAGTTATAATGATGAAGAAAATGCCAATTCAACGCACTTTTAAGTTTAATTTgttataaaaataaatttaacaaGTAAATACAGcaaagaattcaattcaattcaagtttatttatatagcgccaaatcacgacaagagtcgtctcaaggcacttcacataataaacattccaattcacagttcattaagccaatcagaaataatgtttcctatataaggaacccagcaaattgcatcaagtcactgacatcaaGAAAGATTGATCCAGATCCTGGGCTAATTGCAGAAATTAGGACATTTTTTTATCaagaaacaacacacacacacacacacacacacacacacacacacacacacacacacacacacacacacacacacacacacacacacacatatatactaaAAAACGCTTCAAGTGTTTCATGCTTTTCTTCAAGCGACTTTCATCTACAAGGATTAACAGTTCCTTTAGTCTAAAAAAGTTATGTCCTTTTCTACATGGTTTACATATCGTTCacatagcaaaaaaataaatttaatgtgttgtcatttaaaaaaaacttttttgtggCCATGAAGGTTTCTTTTTAGCTTTACAATTTTgtttttcataaacatttacactACAGTTAGTTTGGTTACTTATGAGCAGCAGAACACTGTATCTCGTTAGTCAGTGGGTACTGAAAGTATTCCGACCCCCGTCATTTTTCACTCTTtgctatattgcagccatttgctaaagtaaattacatttattttttcctcATCAATGCACACAATACCTATACTGaccgaaaaacacagaatttcacatttttctgcaggtttattaAAAAAgtacaaactgaaatatcacatggtcctaagtattcaggccCTTTGCTGTGGCACTCATGTATTTAACTCAGGTGGTTTCCATTTCTTctggtcatccttgagatggtcctacaccttcattagagttcagctgtgtttgattatactgattggacttggttaggaaagccacacctgtctatataagacctaCAGGTCACAATGCACGTCAGAGCAAAAGAggatcatgaggtcaaaggaactgcctgaagagctcagagacggATCTGGCCATGGTAActaaaacatctctgctgcacttgatgttcctaagagcacagtggcctccataatccttaaatacaagatgtttgggatgaccagaacccGTCCAGGCCGTACGGCCAAACTGAGCTACCaggggagaagagccttggtgagagaggtaaagaagaacccaaagattactgtggctgagctccagagatgcagtcaggaggtgGAAGAAAGTTGtggaaagtcaaccatcactgcagccctccatcagtcagggctttatggcagagtggtccgtcggaagcctctcctcagtgcaagacacatgaaagcccaCATGGAGTCTGCTAAAAGACATCTGAAGGACCTCGAGATGGTGAGAAgtaagattctctggtctgatgagaccaagatagaactttttggccttaattctaagtggtatgtgtggagaaaaccaggcactgctcatccCTTGTCCAATACATtcaccacagtgaagcatggtggtggcagcatcatgaagtaggggtgtttttcagctgcagggacaggacgagTGGTTGCCATCGAGGGAACAATGAATGTGCCACGTACatggatatcctggacaagaaccttctccagagttcTCAGAACCTTCGACTGGgctgaaggtttaccttccaacatgacagtgACCCTAAACACACAGCTAAAAGAGCAAAGGAGTGGCTTCACGGCAACcctgactgttcttgaatggtccagccagagccctgacttaaacccaattgagCATCCCTGGAGGGACCTAAAAATGGCTGTTCACAAAGGTACACCATCCATCTGATTCCTGACGGAACTGGAaaggatctgcaaggaggaatggcagaaGATCCCCAAATCCAcgtgtaagaaacttgttgcatctttgccaagaagactcatggctgtattagctcaaaagtGTGCTTCTACTAAAaagtggctgcatggtggcgcagttgttaacaCTCTTGCCTCAcagcaaaaaggttgcaggttcgaaacccagCTGCGGTCTTTctacgtggagttgcatgttctccctatgcatgcgtgaattttctctgggtactccggtttcccccacagactacaacatgccctataggttagcaattggataaaagcgcctgccaaataaaaaaaaacatgaacataAATTCTGAGCTAGggttctgaatacttaggaccatgtgatatttcagtttttctttaataaatctgcagaaatttctaaaattcagtttttctgtcaatattgaTGCTGTGTATAAtaatgaggaaaaaatgaatttaatttttagcaaatggctgctaaATAAACTGTGAAAAATTGAtgatgggggtctgaatacttgcTGTGAGGACAGCGTACGTTCACTACGCAGAgcaaatttctacttcacaagttgtgccacatAAACTAAAATATTGCAACGCTTTGCCTCACATCTGGCATATtatgacattttgagagagagtagtagtagctgaagagtttgatataTGTGCATGATATACAGgtcctcaaaaaattagcatattgtgataaagttcattattgtctgtaatgtactgataaacattagactttcatatatattagattcattacacacaactgaagtagttcaagccttttattgtttctaatattgatgattttggcatacagctcatgaaaacccaaaattcctttaaaaaaattagcatgtcatgaaaaggttctctaaacgagccatTAACCTGATCTGAATcaactaactctaaacacctacaaaatattcctgaggcttttaaaaactcccagcctggttcattactcaaaaccacaatcatgggtaagactgccgacctgactgttgtccagaaggccatcattgacaccctcaagcaagagggtaagacacagaaagaaatttctgaaggaataggctgttcccagaatgctgtatcaaggcacatcagtgggaagtctgtgggaaggaaaaagtgtggcagaaaacgagaagaggtgaccggaccctgagggagattgtggagaaggaccaattccagaccttgggggacctgcggaagcagtggactgagtctggagtagaaacatccagagccaccgtgtacaggcgtgtgcaggaaatgggctacaggtgccgcattccccaggtcaagccacttttgaaccagaaacagcagtaGAAgcccctgacctgggctacagagaagcagcactggactgttgctcagtggtccaaagtacttttttcgggtgaaagcaaattttgcatgtcattcggaaatcaaggtgccagagtctggaggaagactgggcagagggaaatgccaaaatgcctgaagtccagtgtcaagtacccacagtcagtgatggtctggggtgtcatgtcagctgctggtgttggtccactgtgttttttttcaagggcagggtcaatgcagctagctatcaggagattttggagcacttcatgcttccatctgctgaaaagctttatggagatgaagatttcatttttcagcacgacctggcacctgctcacagtgccaacaccactggtaaatggtttactgaccatggtattactgtgctcagttggcctgccaactctcctgacctgaaccccatagagaatctgtgggatattgtgaagagaaagttgagagacgcaagacccaacactctggatgagcttaaggccgctgtcGAAGCATCCTggacctccataacacctcagcagtgccacaggctgattgcctccatgccacgccgcattgaagcagtcatttctgcaaaaggattcccgaccaagtattgagtgcataactgaacataattatttgaaggttgacttttttgtattaaaaacactttacttttattggtcagatgaaatatgcagattgtttgagataggaattttgggttttcatgagctgttttTTCCCACAACGCTGCTGTTTTTTATTGGCGGGTGTGGAAAACCAACGCTGGCGCTGCAGCATTTGCCGGCCCAGACTTGGCTACAGCACAGGCTCAGAGATAGTAAACAGTCACTCTGGTCTTTTTAAAAGGAGAAGAACTGACAACCCCCAGCAGGCAGACACGGAAACATGTTGCAATGTAACCTTTCTTCCAACATGATCGGGACATTAGGCtgatttgtgattatttcattgtaaaaatATTCCTTACTGTACCTTTAAATATCTTATGCTAGACCTCGCCCACTAGTGAGCTGGCAGTGTCATCGGATCAGTTGAAGATGTGTAAGAATTCTTTACTCTGAATGAAAGGATGTGATCACCGATCAGGTTGTCCTAATGCTGGAAACCAAGTGGAGAATTTAACGACTTATccaacatttaaacttgaaaaaaatctttatttaaaatattttaactgTGAAGAGTTTTGTTAAGCAGGTTTAGATATTAAAAATCTTTTAATAAGAAGAAAACATTCCAAAAGAAACTGCAGCTATTCAGCATTATCAACACAGGTcaatttaatttaaataaagaCCAAACAGTGTTTGACATATCAGCATTTATTACAGATTTTAGTTTTAAAATCTGCTCCAATACAAAATACTGAACAATGTCACGTCTCCGTTCCGAGTCATGAACATAAACTCCCTTTTTTCTGAACGTGAAGACAGT contains:
- the LOC107377364 gene encoding N-acyl-aromatic-L-amino acid amidohydrolase (carboxylate-forming) B isoform X2 translates to MEVDEPVGLPKLSRVAVCGGTHGDELSGVYLVREQLKQSKRKEADHEEPTPVLMVLSNPRATQQCRRYVDTDLNRCFTRSVLDGPTSDTDPYEIIRAKELNAMLGPKGSRGAVDLICDLHNTTANMDLCFIAYSDCDWISLHIFKHLQRQMPDTPMRFIHLDVSNKESYSLDSVGKHGFAMEIGPQPHGVVRSNIYATMKVGVQHMLDWIRHFNSGSVFDGGFVDVYTVVKNIDYPRDGETHNITAAIYPSLQDRDFCLLHPGDPLFQTFSGETLRYKGREPLYPFFINECAYYEKGIALSLARKKSVMIPAIRMQTDTEERACDWSFTSEEEE
- the LOC107377364 gene encoding N-acyl-aromatic-L-amino acid amidohydrolase (carboxylate-forming) B isoform X1 — protein: MNPGFSHQLPPAVSQMEVDEPVGLPKLSRVAVCGGTHGDELSGVYLVREQLKQSKRKEADHEEPTPVLMVLSNPRATQQCRRYVDTDLNRCFTRSVLDGPTSDTDPYEIIRAKELNAMLGPKGSRGAVDLICDLHNTTANMDLCFIAYSDCDWISLHIFKHLQRQMPDTPMRFIHLDVSNKESYSLDSVGKHGFAMEIGPQPHGVVRSNIYATMKVGVQHMLDWIRHFNSGSVFDGGFVDVYTVVKNIDYPRDGETHNITAAIYPSLQDRDFCLLHPGDPLFQTFSGETLRYKGREPLYPFFINECAYYEKGIALSLARKKSVMIPAIRMQTDTEERACDWSFTSEEEE